Genomic window (Culex pipiens pallens isolate TS chromosome 3, TS_CPP_V2, whole genome shotgun sequence):
taatcgacgtcagaacctaaCGTGACGCGGACATcaactcggaccactacctggtggtggcaaagctgcgccaacgcctgtccgaggtcaacaagatccggtaccgtcgcgGTATAATCTAGAGCGGCTGAGGTCtctacccagtacgcgcgggaactcaaagctgcgttgcctgacgcagcggcatcgatcgccatcgggtacgtggcCCGAGTAAGACGGAACAGCTGGTTCGACGAGAAATTTtaggcgatttgggacgagaagaaagctgCGTGTGACAAGTgctgctgcacaacacccgtgggaaTAAGGAGTCGTACAAAAAGGTGGtgaagacagcaaacccatctcttgCGGGATAAGAAGCGCGATCGGGAAGCGGTAGAATGCAAGGACATGGAATAGCTGTATCGCTCCAATGAAAAGCGTAAGTTCTACATGAAACTTAGTCAATTCCGGAACGGCTTCATGCCGCAAGCCGaacgtcagcggtatggtggagggcgaggacgagccagcacccacgatgagggaatTTAAGGATGCCaccaagaagctgaagaacaacaaagcagcgggtaaggatggaatgcggaactcatcaagatgggcacGGATAAGCTGGCGACCTGTCTGCACCAGCTGATTGTCAAGATCTGGgccacagaacagctaccggcgAAGTAGAAAGAAGGAGTAATATCCCCGATCTACAAGAAAGGGGACGAACTACCGAGCTAccactattctcaacgcggcctacaaagtgctgtctcaaATAATCTTCTGTCGTCTATCAGAGCGAGCAAAGAATTTCGTTgggacgtaccaagccggtttcgtggaggggaaatcgacaACGGACCACATTTTTTTcctacgccaaatcctccaaaaatgtcgcgagtaccagatcctgacgcaccacctgttcatcaatttcaaagccgcgtactactcggtcgatcgcgaagagctatggaagatcatgtacgagaacggctttcccgggaagctgatcagaatGGTGAAATCAATTTTGGATGGCTTAAACATGCCAGGATCGTGGACCGATCCAGCCAGTTCAGCAGCTTTGctgacgacatggacattgcaGACAGAACGTTCGAGGAGATGACTAGAAGGTACTttgaattgaagcgggaagcgaaGAAGGTCGGAATAAGGGTGAATGTTGCGTAGACAAAGTATCTGCctgcaggaggaaccgagtcccgggcacgagacgtggacgatgctcaaGGAGGGCCTGCTTGAGGGTTTTGAACGGCAAGTGCTTTGGACGATCTTTTTCGGCGTACGTGAGAACAATATATGGAGGAGAAGGATAAAACATGAGCAGAAGAAGGTATTTCGGAGGTGATACACAGTGTTGGATGAATTCGTTTATCTGGGAATACTAGTATATAATGTGCGACAACGATGTGAATTGTGAAGTGTAAAGAAAGATTGAAGCTGCGAAATGGGCCTTCGATTCAGTGATGTCCACAGAAAAAACGCTGTAGAGGACCTACTCGATACTCACTGTGgcatatccagatttttaagcgaagatggcgttacgaatggtgaacgcccgaaatgtcaaaatcgcacagtggtaccaacattacaaaaaaagtttcccatggcatgacagccacacttttttttctaatgttggtataactgcgcgattttgacatttcggacgttcaccattcgttACGCCATCTTTGCTTAAAGAAGCCGACTAAAAACATGCCTATATTGTTAAAGAtgaatttttctttttgaaattgAGAAATTCACGCACGTAAACCATGTTGAGTCAATTACTATTTCACTAGGCAGGCTTCTGAGCTTGAGCCGGACACGGAttgatatcaatattttttctacatCTCTTTCCAGTAACGAAAACCTACAGCGAGCAGCAGAAGCTGACCTACCGGCACCAGCTGGAGCGGGCCAACGCGACCCAAAAGCTGTGCCACAAGATCGACCAGATGAAGATCGAGGTGCAGCGGGTGATCGACCGAAGCATCGAGCAAACGCTCAGCTCGGCCCAGGAGCAAAGCCGGCGCTTCCACCTGAAGGAGGAGCACCGCGACAAGAAGCGGCTGCACATCTGCGAGCTGCGGGGCCAGCTGGACCGGTACGAGGAAATCGCCAGGCACATCCGCGAATCCAAGGGCCAGGCGATGCTGCGTGCGGCCAAGGCCACTGCGGAGGAGGAGGCGAGGAAGCTGGAGAACGTTAGAGGTGAGCGGGATAAGCTGTGCCAGGCGCAGCGTGACAGGGAAGCTGGCGAGTGGCAGGAAAGCAAGGGGGAGTTGGTGGAGATTGGAAGCTTGTGGGCGAAGGTGGGGATGCAGGAACGTGAGAATTGTGCGATTGAGGAGAAGAACGGCTTGTTGAGGGCCGAGATTGTGAAGCTCACTGAGGAGCTTGAACAGCAGCGGATTTTTGAGGAGGAGGAGGCGAAACGTCTGGAAGAGGAGAGCAGCCAGCTTGCGTTGACGCCCATCAAGATCAGTCATGTGGACATGGGACTGTTCAAGGATCCGAACGATTTTCCCTCGATTACGAACAAGATTGAGGCCAGCCGCCGCACCTACGAGAACATCTTCAAACGTCCGGAGTACATGGAGTTGAAGAAGTTCAAGAGCGATAAACGGGTCAAGACACGGAAGCATTCGCAGGCTGGGTTGGAAAAGCTGAGCCGTGAAGCGGTCAACAACCAGTTGGCGATCGTGGTGCCAAGGTTGAAAATTGACGGCGTGTCGAGTAAGTCGAAGGGAGCCGTTTCAGCTACCGTTTCCGATGAGGGAACGCAGTCTTCTAAGGTTGATCAGCCTCCAAGGAAGTCAACTTCGATGGTTGAGGAGCCGGTCACGCAACCGGAGATTCCCAGCAGTAAGAAGCCGACTAAACCTTCCAAACAGGTAGCTACACCGGCTGTTCGTCGCCAGAAGCTTAAGCCGGAAAAGCTTGACTTCAGAGAGAGCCCTACGCCTCCGAAGGAGACAAAGATCGTTGAGAAATCCACACCTACAATCAAGAAGCGAACCAGTTCCAACGTCCTCGAACTGACCAAGGAGAACGTCGACTCAATGCTTTCATCCGCCAAACGCGCCAAGAAGTCACCGGTCACTGCTGAACCTCCAAAACCCAAAAAGGTCACCATCGACCCAAAACCCATCCAGATCCCAGTGGAGCCGGAACCACTCTCACCACCTGCGCCACCTTCCCCAACTCCCTCCCTGCCCAACGAGGAGGCTCCACCAAGTCCCATCTCCGAAGTTGACGCCGCCCAGCCTTCGCCGGAACGAGCCGAGGAGGGTGACTCGAACTCTGGCGGAAGTTCGCCCCCACG
Coding sequences:
- the LOC120417883 gene encoding uncharacterized protein LOC120417883; translated protein: MEFESVQELVGFIQEQENSDQEESLLEKLERQKRLLLKKQELEDCRKMVEVTKTYSEQQKLTYRHQLERANATQKLCHKIDQMKIEVQRVIDRSIEQTLSSAQEQSRRFHLKEEHRDKKRLHICELRGQLDRYEEIARHIRESKGQAMLRAAKATAEEEARKLENVRGERDKLCQAQRDREAGEWQESKGELVEIGSLWAKVGMQERENCAIEEKNGLLRAEIVKLTEELEQQRIFEEEEAKRLEEESSQLALTPIKISHVDMGLFKDPNDFPSITNKIEASRRTYENIFKRPEYMELKKFKSDKRVKTRKHSQAGLEKLSREAVNNQLAIVVPRLKIDGVSSKSKGAVSATVSDEGTQSSKVDQPPRKSTSMVEEPVTQPEIPSSKKPTKPSKQVATPAVRRQKLKPEKLDFRESPTPPKETKIVEKSTPTIKKRTSSNVLELTKENVDSMLSSAKRAKKSPVTAEPPKPKKVTIDPKPIQIPVEPEPLSPPAPPSPTPSLPNEEAPPSPISEVDAAQPSPERAEEGDSNSGGSSPPRRPSDAFDGVSLGGSISSLELNDRDSISDLGFDLSPVGSTDESGGGHKRSSSPGMDFDFLNENSPAKPVRVASQKGSQPKKKAAPAEKSSDGFDFLGGGGGGGDDSGGFDFF